A window of Balneola vulgaris DSM 17893 genomic DNA:
GTGCAAAGTATTTCGCCGCCTACATTAAGCTTGCGAGCTTCTTTATCTGTCATTACACCTTTAGAAGTAGAAACTATCACTACTCCGAGGCCATTTTGAGAGCGAGGTACATTTGCAGAACCTTCGTACACTCTTAAGCCAGGCTTTGAGTAGCGCTTCAAATCACGGATCACTGGGTGTCCATAAGAATCGTATTTAAGGAACATTCTTATTACACCTTGTTTTCCGTCTTCAATGTTGATGAATTTTGCGATATAGCCTTTATCAACTAAGATCTTGGCCATTGCACGCTTCAATTTCGAAGCTGGTACATCAACTTTACGATGCCCTGCAGTTTGGGCATTTCTAATACGTGTTAAAAAATCTGCTATTGGATCAGTCATTGCTTTTCAGATATTATTTTTACCAGCTTGCTTTTCTTACGCCTGGGATCTTACCGGCTAAAGCTAATTCACGGAATTTAATACGTGACACTCCATAGCGGCCTACGTAGCCACGGCTACGTCCAGTTATACTACAACGGTTGCGAACTCGAGTAGGGCTTGCATTGCGAGGAAGTTTTTGAAGACCTTCATAGTCTCCAGCTTCCTTTAATGCTTTGCGCTTCTCAGCGTACTTTTCAACAGTTGCTTTTCTTTTCTCGTTACGTGCTATCCAAGCTTTCTTAGCCATAATAGAGTATCTCTTAGTTTCTTCTTTTAAATGGCATTCCGAAATGCTTAAGCAAAGCGAATGCCTCTTCGTCGGTTTCTGCTGATGTTACAAAGGTCACGTCCATACCGTGTAGCTTAGTAACTTTGTCCGTATCAATCTCAGGGAAGATAGTGTGCTCTTTAATACCCATGGTATAGTTACCACGGCCATCGAAGCTCTTATCAGGAACGCCTTGAAAGTCACGAGTTCTTGGCAGAGCCAAGTTGATCAAACGATCTAAGAATTCGTACATGATACGTGATCTTAGAGTTACCTTACATCCGATCGGCATGCCTTCTCTTAACTTAAAGTTAGAGATAGACTTTTTAGCCTTGGTTGTAACTGGCATTTGACCTGTAATTTCAGCGATGTTGTTCACAATCACATCAAGAACTTTCTTGTCTTGGATTGCTTCACCAACGCCAACGTTGATTACGATCTTTTGCAGCTTAGGTACGCTCATAGGATTCGCGTAGCTAAATTCTTCCTTTAACTTAGGAACTACTTCTTCTTTGTACTGTGTGTATAGTCTTGCTTCAGCCATTTTTTATCACACTAAATTATTTGTCCAAAATTTCGCCACTGGCCTTAGCATAACGAACCCAACGACCATTGCCGTTTTCTTCAATTCGTTTGCGACCAATTCTAGATGGTTCGTTAGTGGTCGGGTCGATCACCATCACATTTGATATATGGATAGGAGCCTCTTTTTTGAGACGTCCACCCTGTGGGTTGTCCTGTGAAGGCTTAGTGTGGTGTGTTTTAAGGTTGATACCTTCCACAAGAACACGGTCCTTGTCTGGGTAAACCATAAGTACACGACCAGTATCGCCCTTATTTGAACCAGCGAGAATTTTAACTTCGTCGCCTTTCTTTACATTCAATTTCTTCTGTGTATTAAACCTACGTGGCATTACTCTAATCCTTTTAAAGTACTTCCGGAGCTAGCGACACAATCTTCATAAAGCTCTTCTCGCGAAGTTCGCGAGCAACAGGGCCAAAAATACGTGTGCCTACAGGCTCTTGGTCTTTGTTAATTACTACCGCAGCATTTTCGTCGAATCGGATGTAACTACCATCTCTTCTGCGGTATTCTTTTTTTGTTCTCACTATCACGGCTTTGATAACATCACCTTTCTTAACGTTACCGCCTGGTAGTGCCGTTTTAACAGAAGCAGAGATAAGGTCTCCAACTTTTGCGTATCTGCGTCGAGAATCACCCAACACTTTGATACACATAATTTTCTTAGCTCCGCTGTTGTCAGCTACTTGTAATACTGTTTGCGTTTGTACCATCGTTTATCCTAAAACCTTATTTAGCTTTTTCTACGATTGATACCAGGCGCCATGTTTTGCGCTTGGAAAGTGGACGAGTAGACATTATGCGTACTACATCCCCTATATTCGCTTCGTTATTTTCATCATGAGCCATGTACTTGGTAGTTTTTGTGATAAACTTACCGTAAATGGCGTGTTTTACCTGACGATCAACAGCAACGGTGATGCTTTTATCCATCTTGTTACTTACAACTCGTCCAGTTCTTTCTCTACGTTGTGCTCTTTCTAGTTCTGCCATAGTGAATTCCTAACGCTTACTCAGCACTATTTTTTTCATTAATAATGGTTTTCAAGCGAGCAACTTCACGTCTGTGATTTGTAATACGAGCAGGGTTTTCTAACTGCCCAGTTACTGCTTTTGAAAACTTCAGTTTCTGTAATGCTGCTGTCTCATCTTTAAGACGAGCATTTAATTCTGTGGTAGATAATTCTCTTAGTTCATGCGCTTTCATAATTCGCCTCCTAATTACCCTTTGAAGTCTCTACGGACAACAAATTTGGTTTTGATTGGAAGCTTGTGAGATGCACGACGCATAGCTTCACGAGCTCTTTCTTCTGATACACCAGCGATTTCAAATAGAATTCTACCTGGTTTTACAACTGCCACCCAGTGATCTAAAGCACCTTTACCTTTACCCATACGAGTTTCAGCAGGTTTACTTGTCATTGGTCTATCAGGGAAAATTCTGATAAAGGTTTGTCCGTCACGTTGTAATGAACGTGCAATTGCAATACGGCAAGCCTCGATTTGTCGAGAAGTAATAAACTTAGGCTCTAATGCTTTAAGTGCGAAATCACCGAAGTTAATCTGATGACCGCGGTTAGCATTGCCTTTAAGCTTATCGCGATGTACTCGGCGGCGTTTTACTCTTTTTGGCTCTAACATCGTTATCTACTAGCTTTTAATTATTTGATCTATTGCGATTACGGCTTCTACGGCGGTTATTTCTACGATCACGATCGTTACCACCACGTCGGCCTCTCTTTGATTCAGCTTCCTGAGCAGCTTTAGCACCCGGAGTTAAATCCACATCGCCGATAATTTCACCTTTAAAAATCCAAACACTTACACCGATTGAACCATAAATGGTATTAGAAGTTGTATTTGAATAATCAATATCAGCTCTAAGTGTGTGTAGAGGAATTTGACCTTCTTTGTACTGCTCGGTACGTGCCATTTCAGCACCACCTAAACGGCCAGCACAACGAACTTTAATTCCTTTCGCGCCCATTCTCATTGCAGAAGCAATGGCAGTTTTCATAGCTCTTCTAAAAGAAACACGGCTTTGAAGCTGCTGAGCAATATTTTGTGCAACTAAACTTGCATCAAGTTCAGGTCTTTTGATTTCACTAACGTTAATCTGAACTTCTTTGCTAGTGATTTTCTTAAGCTCTTCACGAAGTAATTCGATCTGCTCTCCACCTTTACCGATGATAACACCTGGGCGGCTAGTTCTAAGAGTTAAGAGAATACGCTTTGGAGTTCTTTCGATAACAACGTTAGATAATCCACCATTACGCAGACGTGCCTGCAAGTACTCACGGAGTTTTTCGTCTTCCATGATCAATGCTGGCTGGTTGTCTTCTGAATACCAGTTAGAGTCCCAACCGCGAATGATGCCTAATCTAAAGCCTACTGGATTTGTCTTTTGTCCCAAGATTCTGCTCGTTTAGTTATTTACAATTTCTTCTTCACGTTTTGCAACAACAACAGTGATGTGGCAACTACGCTTGTTTATACGATGAGCTCTACCCATCGGTGCTGGTTGAATTCTCTTCAACGTTACTCCTTCGTCAACAAAAATGGTTTTAACAACCAGGTTTTCATCATCGAAACGCTCTTCCTGGAATTTGTCGCGAAGGTTGGCAGCAGCAGACTTGATAACTTTAGCTACTTCGTTTGCTGAACCTTTTTTTGTGAATTCAAGTCTTTTCAGAGCTCGGTCAACACGTTCGCCTCTAACAGCATCAGCTAGTAATCTAACTTTGCGTGGGGCTCTTCTTAAATGTCGTTGCACTGCGCGTGCTTCTAAAACTGGTGTATCCATTTCTATCGGTTACCTTATTTAGCCTTTTTCATTGGATGACCACGGAAAGTTCTTGATGGTGCAAATTCACCAAGTTTGTGACCTACCATGTTCTCTGTAATAAATACAGGGATAAATTGCTTTCCATTGTGTACAGCAAGAGTAAGACCAAGAAAGTCTGGAGTAATCATAGAAGATCTAGACCAAGTCTTAATCACTTTTTTGCTTCCGCTTTCGCTTGCTTCTTCAATCTTCTTCTGAAGCTTATAATGTACAAATGGGCCTTTCTTTAATGAGCGTGGCATACTTAGTATTGTTATTTCTTAGCGTTTCTTCTTCTGATGATGTACTTCGAAGACAACTTCTTACGATTTCTAGTCTTCTTACCTTTGGCGAATGTTCCCCAAGGTGAACGTGGATGTCCACCAGAAGATTTACCTTCACCACCACCCATTGGGTGATCAACCGGGTTCATCGCAACCCCACGAGTTTGTGGACGACGACCCAACCAACGGCTACGACCAGCTTTACCAATCGTAGTGTTCATATGATCTGGGTTACTTGTAGATCCAACTGTTGCCATACAAGTACCTAAGATCAAGCGTACTTCACCAGAGGGAAGTTTAACACTCACATATTTCTCTTGTTTACCAAGAAGCTGAGCAACCGTACCTGCACCTCTACAAAGAATACCACCTTTACCAGGTACTAACTCAATGTTGTGGATGAATGTACCCGGAGGCATATGTCTTAGTTGTAGAGCATTACCCATATCTGGAGCTACTTTCTCGCCAGAGATAATAGTATCTCCAACTTTTAGTCCATTAGGAGCAATGATATATCTTTTTTCACCATCAGCATAAGCAATAAGAGCAATACGAGCAGTTCTATTCGGATCGTACTCGATGGTCTGTACTTTAGCAGGGATGTCAAACTTACTACGTTTAAAATCAATGATTCTGTACTTACGCTTGTGCCCCCCAC
This region includes:
- the rpsH gene encoding 30S ribosomal protein S8, with amino-acid sequence MTDPIADFLTRIRNAQTAGHRKVDVPASKLKRAMAKILVDKGYIAKFINIEDGKQGVIRMFLKYDSYGHPVIRDLKRYSKPGLRVYEGSANVPRSQNGLGVVIVSTSKGVMTDKEARKLNVGGEILCTIY
- the rpsN gene encoding 30S ribosomal protein S14 — translated: MAKKAWIARNEKRKATVEKYAEKRKALKEAGDYEGLQKLPRNASPTRVRNRCSITGRSRGYVGRYGVSRIKFRELALAGKIPGVRKASW
- the rplE gene encoding 50S ribosomal protein L5, whose amino-acid sequence is MAEARLYTQYKEEVVPKLKEEFSYANPMSVPKLQKIVINVGVGEAIQDKKVLDVIVNNIAEITGQMPVTTKAKKSISNFKLREGMPIGCKVTLRSRIMYEFLDRLINLALPRTRDFQGVPDKSFDGRGNYTMGIKEHTIFPEIDTDKVTKLHGMDVTFVTSAETDEEAFALLKHFGMPFKRRN
- the rplX gene encoding 50S ribosomal protein L24, translating into MPRRFNTQKKLNVKKGDEVKILAGSNKGDTGRVLMVYPDKDRVLVEGINLKTHHTKPSQDNPQGGRLKKEAPIHISNVMVIDPTTNEPSRIGRKRIEENGNGRWVRYAKASGEILDK
- the rplN gene encoding 50S ribosomal protein L14, producing the protein MVQTQTVLQVADNSGAKKIMCIKVLGDSRRRYAKVGDLISASVKTALPGGNVKKGDVIKAVIVRTKKEYRRRDGSYIRFDENAAVVINKDQEPVGTRIFGPVARELREKSFMKIVSLAPEVL
- the rpsQ gene encoding 30S ribosomal protein S17 → MAELERAQRRERTGRVVSNKMDKSITVAVDRQVKHAIYGKFITKTTKYMAHDENNEANIGDVVRIMSTRPLSKRKTWRLVSIVEKAK
- the rpmC gene encoding 50S ribosomal protein L29, giving the protein MKAHELRELSTTELNARLKDETAALQKLKFSKAVTGQLENPARITNHRREVARLKTIINEKNSAE
- the rplP gene encoding 50S ribosomal protein L16, which encodes MLEPKRVKRRRVHRDKLKGNANRGHQINFGDFALKALEPKFITSRQIEACRIAIARSLQRDGQTFIRIFPDRPMTSKPAETRMGKGKGALDHWVAVVKPGRILFEIAGVSEERAREAMRRASHKLPIKTKFVVRRDFKG
- the rpsC gene encoding 30S ribosomal protein S3, with amino-acid sequence MGQKTNPVGFRLGIIRGWDSNWYSEDNQPALIMEDEKLREYLQARLRNGGLSNVVIERTPKRILLTLRTSRPGVIIGKGGEQIELLREELKKITSKEVQINVSEIKRPELDASLVAQNIAQQLQSRVSFRRAMKTAIASAMRMGAKGIKVRCAGRLGGAEMARTEQYKEGQIPLHTLRADIDYSNTTSNTIYGSIGVSVWIFKGEIIGDVDLTPGAKAAQEAESKRGRRGGNDRDRRNNRRRSRNRNRSNN
- the rplV gene encoding 50S ribosomal protein L22; the protein is MDTPVLEARAVQRHLRRAPRKVRLLADAVRGERVDRALKRLEFTKKGSANEVAKVIKSAAANLRDKFQEERFDDENLVVKTIFVDEGVTLKRIQPAPMGRAHRINKRSCHITVVVAKREEEIVNN
- the rpsS gene encoding 30S ribosomal protein S19, which codes for MPRSLKKGPFVHYKLQKKIEEASESGSKKVIKTWSRSSMITPDFLGLTLAVHNGKQFIPVFITENMVGHKLGEFAPSRTFRGHPMKKAK
- the rplB gene encoding 50S ribosomal protein L2; this encodes MATRKLKPTTPGTRHRIAPVFDDVTAKSPLKRLTAGKGQSGGRNHHGRKTSRHRGGGHKRKYRIIDFKRSKFDIPAKVQTIEYDPNRTARIALIAYADGEKRYIIAPNGLKVGDTIISGEKVAPDMGNALQLRHMPPGTFIHNIELVPGKGGILCRGAGTVAQLLGKQEKYVSVKLPSGEVRLILGTCMATVGSTSNPDHMNTTIGKAGRSRWLGRRPQTRGVAMNPVDHPMGGGEGKSSGGHPRSPWGTFAKGKKTRNRKKLSSKYIIRRRNAKK